The Natribaculum luteum genome contains the following window.
AGATCGCACACATCGACGCCGAACTCGGTCGCCTGTTCGAGTGGCTCAAGGCGACCGACCGCTGGGACGACACGACCGTCGTCGTCTGTGCCGATCACGGCGAACTGCACGCCGAACACGACCTCTACGGACACGAGTTCGCCCTCTACGACGAACTGATCAACGTCCCGCTGCTGGTCAAACACCCCGCACTCGAGGGCGACCGACGAACCGACCTCGTCGAACTGGTCGACCTCTATCACACGACGCTCGACGCTCTCGAGGTCGACCCCACCAGGACCGACGCCGTCGCCTGCGACCCGACGCGGTCGCTGCTCTCGAGTTCCTACCGCGAGTTCGACGACGTCGCCGACCCGGATCCCGGACAGCGAGCCGTCCGCGACGGTGAGGACGACTACGCGTTCGTCGAGTACTCTCGGCCGGTCATCGAACTGCACCACCTAGAGGAGAAGGCGGCCGATGCCGGGATCGACCTGCCGGACGACCATCGGGGCTACTCCCGACTGCGCGCCGCTCGCAGCACGGATGCCAAGTACGTTCGCGCGGACGTGATCGACGACGAAGGATTCAGACTCGACGTCGACCCCGCCGAGCAGTCGCCGCTCGAGGCGGCCGACGACGAGGCGGTCGCGGCGGCCGAGCGCGCGCTCGCGGCGTTCGAAGACGCGGCCGGTGGCGCGTGGACGACGCCGGACGTCGACGACGCCGATCCCGACGAGGCACTCGCCGACGCCGACGAGGAGATCCAGGAGCGCCTCCGGGACCTGGGGTACATGGAGTGACCTGCACCGATCTGAACACTTAAGGGCGACAACCGATAACAACGCTGCCGATGATCCCGCTCCAGGTCGATCGAATGCCCGAGTGGCTCACGTCGATGCTCGACTCGGAACTCGGCCTGGCAGTGCTGTTTGGCATCTGCATCCTCGAGGGCGCGATGCTGTTGCGCTT
Protein-coding sequences here:
- a CDS encoding sulfatase, with amino-acid sequence MDSQGPSNVLFVVLDTVRKDHLTPYGYDRPTTPSLESFAAEATVFESAVAPAPWTLPVHASMFTGLYPSQHGADQGSPYLDDAGTLASVLSAAGYDTACYSSNAWITPYTNLTRGFDDHDTFFEVMPGDFLSGPLSRAWQLVNDNESLRNLASRVVRIGAKAHARLASDDGADSKTPAVVDRTKSFIEGSQSDDGWFAFVNLMDAHLPYHPPEEYRSRFAPDVDPSDVCQNSKEYNSGAREIDDDEWADIRGLYDAEIAHIDAELGRLFEWLKATDRWDDTTVVVCADHGELHAEHDLYGHEFALYDELINVPLLVKHPALEGDRRTDLVELVDLYHTTLDALEVDPTRTDAVACDPTRSLLSSSYREFDDVADPDPGQRAVRDGEDDYAFVEYSRPVIELHHLEEKAADAGIDLPDDHRGYSRLRAARSTDAKYVRADVIDDEGFRLDVDPAEQSPLEAADDEAVAAAERALAAFEDAAGGAWTTPDVDDADPDEALADADEEIQERLRDLGYME